A stretch of DNA from Gemmatimonadales bacterium:
TCCGCCAGCGCGATGTACCCGTCCGGCCGAATGAGATAGAGCGCCCCGCGCTCGAGCCCCGCGCGCCCCGTGCCCGCCTCCCACGCGAATTCGTGGAGTGGGAGCCCCAGCTCCGCGCACGCCTCCGCCACGCCGCGCCGCACTTCGCCATAGACATGTACCTGCCAATCGAGCGCCGTGAGCGGCGCGAAATTCTCCTCCCCCGACCCGAGCTCGACCCAGGGCAGTCGATCCCCGCCGCGGACGTCACCCCCGCCGCCGGCGCTGAGCGCGCTCTCGCGATAGCTGATGTTGATCTGCGACACCGTCTCGAACGCGAGCCGGCGGAACGCCGGTATCCGAAAGAGCAGCGGCGCCACCCGCGGCACGATCCGCGTGCGGACGAAGCGCGCGACCGCGCCCCGCTTCGTCACCAGCGTGAACGCGCGATCCGTCGTGGCGACGAGCCGCCGCGCAAAGGCGATCCGCTCCGGCTCGTAGGTGTCGAGCAGCGTGTCCGGCGCGCCGTGCCTGAGCACGCCGGCGAGCTTCCACGCCAGGTTCACCGCGTCGCCGATGCCCGTGTTCATCCCCTGCCCGCCGACCGGACTATGGATGTGCGCGGCATCGCCCAGCAGGAACGCGCGCCCTCCGCGGAACCGTTGCGCGACGCGGTGATGCACCCGATAGGTCGAGAACCAGTTCACCCGCTCCACGTCGAGCCTGAGATGCTCGATCGCCCTGCCCTTCACGTCGTCGAACGTGAGCTTCGCGGCATCGCTGTCCGGCGCGTCACGCACGATGCCGACCAGGCGCGCGCGGCCGTCACCCTTGAGCGGAAAGAGGAGCACGAAGTCGGCGTCCTCGAGATCGACGTGCAGCTCGTCGTTGATCGCCGGGCCTCTCGCCTCGACGTCGGCCACGTAAAAGTGTCCGGTGTACGTGCCGCCCGGAAAACCGATGGCGAGCGCGTTCCGCACGGTCGACGACGCGCCGTCGCAGC
This window harbors:
- a CDS encoding FAD-dependent monooxygenase, whose translation is MPDPLVLIAGAGPTGLVLGVWLTRLGIPVRIIDKAAEPGTTSRALAVQARTLEFYHQVGLADAVVAGGVKIENLNFWVKGEKAARVPLGRIGEGLSPYPFALVYPQDAHERLLTERLEALGVRVERRTELLRFAQQEDGVRATIRRPDGGEEDCDVAYLAGCDGASSTVRNALAIGFPGGTYTGHFYVADVEARGPAINDELHVDLEDADFVLLFPLKGDGRARLVGIVRDAPDSDAAKLTFDDVKGRAIEHLRLDVERVNWFSTYRVHHRVAQRFRGGRAFLLGDAAHIHSPVGGQGMNTGIGDAVNLAWKLAGVLRHGAPDTLLDTYEPERIAFARRLVATTDRAFTLVTKRGAVARFVRTRIVPRVAPLLFRIPAFRRLAFETVSQINISYRESALSAGGGGDVRGGDRLPWVELGSGEENFAPLTALDWQVHVYGEVRRGVAEACAELGLPLHEFAWEAGTGRAGLERGALYLIRPDGYIALADAGGEAERLRGYFAERGWRRQHL